From a region of the Streptomyces tirandamycinicus genome:
- a CDS encoding NlpC/P60 family protein, which yields MASHRRSSASGFNGGARVTLLSATVATAAAALGTAPAGADPSTGPAAIRAMVDRLYEQAEVATERYNEAAEHADELGAQLTRVRERAARGQEDVNRMRDALGSVAGAQYRSGGVDPALALLLSGDPDTYLDRAAVLDRLGDREAAVLTDLRRAQRRLGQERSEAARQLAELERTRTALARHKRTVEAKLATAERLLSSLPAAERAAYDRASRSGRAAPDLSGAAGPSSARAAAAVAAAQSAVGKPYVWGANGPNGFDCSGLTQWSYARAGVGLPRTSQAQRYAGQQVPLSQARPGDLVTYRSDASHVAMYVGNGQVVHAPYPGAAVRYDPVGMMPIASVTRP from the coding sequence GTGGCGTCCCATCGCCGATCCTCGGCCTCCGGTTTCAACGGGGGTGCCCGGGTCACCCTCCTCTCGGCCACGGTGGCGACCGCCGCGGCCGCCCTCGGCACCGCACCCGCCGGGGCCGACCCGTCCACCGGCCCCGCCGCCATCCGCGCCATGGTCGACCGGCTGTACGAGCAGGCCGAGGTGGCGACCGAGCGCTACAACGAGGCGGCCGAGCACGCCGACGAGCTGGGTGCGCAGCTGACCCGGGTCCGCGAGCGGGCCGCCCGCGGCCAAGAGGACGTCAACCGGATGCGGGACGCGCTCGGTTCCGTGGCCGGCGCCCAGTACCGCTCCGGCGGGGTGGACCCCGCGCTCGCCCTGCTGCTCTCCGGCGACCCGGACACGTACCTGGACCGGGCCGCGGTGCTGGACCGGCTCGGTGACCGGGAGGCGGCCGTCCTGACCGACCTCCGGCGGGCCCAGCGGCGGCTCGGCCAGGAGCGTTCCGAGGCCGCCCGGCAACTGGCGGAGCTGGAACGCACCAGGACCGCCCTGGCCCGTCACAAGCGGACCGTGGAGGCGAAGCTCGCGACGGCCGAGCGGCTGCTGTCGTCCCTGCCCGCGGCGGAACGTGCGGCGTACGACCGGGCGTCGCGCTCCGGCCGGGCCGCCCCCGACCTGTCCGGCGCGGCCGGCCCCTCGTCGGCCCGTGCGGCCGCGGCCGTGGCGGCCGCGCAGAGCGCGGTCGGCAAGCCGTACGTCTGGGGTGCCAACGGGCCGAACGGCTTCGACTGCTCCGGCCTCACCCAGTGGTCCTACGCCCGGGCCGGGGTGGGGCTGCCCCGTACCTCCCAGGCCCAGCGGTACGCCGGACAGCAGGTTCCGCTGTCCCAGGCGAGGCCCGGTGACCTGGTCACCTACCGCTCCGACGCCAGTCATGTCGCCATGTACGTCGGCAACGGCCAGGTCGTCCACGCGCCCTACCCGGGCGCGGCGGTGCGCTACGACCCGGTGGGGATGATGCCGATCGCCTCGGTGACCCGGCCCTGA
- a CDS encoding C40 family peptidase → MASHRRPKQPSRTRVTVLTATAAAAVALTSQAAQAAPAKPSKDEVKAKVDALYHEAEKATEDHSLAKEQQTKLQKEIDAIQDRVARGQDELNTMRDKLGSVASAQYRSGGIDPSVQLFLSGDPDTYLDKASAMDQLGAKQATALEDIQSKQRDLAQQRAEATRKLGDLQDVRQTLGEKKAKIQGKLSEAQKLLNTLTAEERAKMEEEEQRASRDAGERVSLGNEVPASQRGAAALNAAATQLGKPYVSGAEGPNSYDCSGLTQWAYRQAGVSLTRTTYTQQNDGVKIGRSQLKPGDLVFFNGLSHVGLYAGNNQILHAPKPGTVVRYESMDYMGTFQFGVRV, encoded by the coding sequence GTGGCGTCCCACCGTCGTCCCAAGCAGCCGAGCCGCACCCGTGTGACCGTGCTCACGGCGACCGCCGCCGCGGCCGTCGCCCTCACCTCCCAGGCCGCCCAGGCCGCTCCGGCCAAGCCGAGCAAGGACGAGGTCAAGGCCAAGGTCGACGCCCTCTACCACGAGGCGGAGAAGGCCACCGAGGACCACAGCCTGGCCAAGGAGCAGCAGACCAAGCTTCAGAAGGAGATCGACGCGATCCAGGACCGCGTCGCCCGCGGGCAGGACGAGCTCAACACCATGCGGGACAAGCTGGGTTCGGTGGCCAGCGCCCAGTACCGCTCCGGCGGCATCGACCCGTCCGTCCAGCTCTTCCTCTCCGGCGACCCGGACACGTACCTGGACAAGGCGTCGGCGATGGACCAGCTCGGCGCCAAGCAGGCCACCGCGCTCGAGGACATCCAGTCGAAGCAGCGGGACCTCGCCCAGCAGCGTGCCGAGGCCACCCGCAAGCTCGGTGACCTCCAGGACGTCCGCCAGACGCTGGGCGAGAAGAAGGCCAAGATCCAGGGCAAGCTCTCCGAGGCCCAGAAGCTCCTCAACACCCTGACCGCCGAAGAGCGGGCGAAGATGGAGGAGGAGGAGCAGCGCGCCAGCCGCGACGCCGGTGAGCGGGTGAGCCTCGGCAACGAGGTGCCGGCCTCGCAGCGCGGCGCAGCCGCGCTCAACGCCGCCGCCACCCAGCTGGGCAAGCCGTACGTCTCGGGCGCCGAAGGCCCGAACTCCTACGACTGCTCCGGGCTGACGCAGTGGGCCTACCGCCAGGCCGGGGTGAGCCTCACCCGGACCACCTACACCCAGCAGAACGACGGCGTGAAGATCGGCCGCAGCCAGCTCAAGCCGGGCGACCTGGTCTTCTTCAACGGCCTTTCGCACGTGGGTCTGTACGCGGGCAACAACCAGATCCTGCACGCCCCGAAGCCCGGTACCGTCGTCCGCTACGAGTCCATGGACTACATGGGCACCTTCCAGTTCGGCGTCCGGGTCTGA